In Colwellia sp. PAMC 20917, a single genomic region encodes these proteins:
- the gmhB gene encoding D-glycero-beta-D-manno-heptose 1,7-bisphosphate 7-phosphatase, whose translation MKKALFLDRDGIINVDHGYVYKKEAFEFVEDIFTVCLDAHHKGYEIFVITNQSGIARGKYTVEQFNQLTLWMVKQFKSKGIVIADVYHCPHHPDKGVGEYKVACDCRKPEPGMILSAAKKHDIDLAKSIFIGDKVSDMQAAERAGIKSRILLVDQYSDNEVIKADRIHKISEASAYIS comes from the coding sequence ATGAAAAAAGCACTGTTTTTAGACAGGGACGGCATTATCAATGTTGACCATGGTTACGTTTATAAAAAAGAAGCATTTGAATTTGTCGAAGATATCTTTACTGTTTGTTTGGATGCGCACCATAAAGGTTATGAAATATTTGTCATTACTAACCAATCGGGTATTGCTAGAGGCAAATATACTGTTGAGCAATTTAATCAACTGACTCTGTGGATGGTAAAGCAATTTAAATCGAAAGGGATCGTAATTGCAGATGTCTATCATTGCCCTCATCATCCAGATAAAGGCGTTGGTGAATACAAGGTGGCCTGTGATTGTAGAAAACCAGAACCTGGTATGATTTTATCAGCTGCTAAAAAGCATGACATTGATTTGGCAAAGAGTATTTTTATTGGTGATAAAGTATCAGATATGCAGGCTGCTGAGCGTGCTGGTATAAAGAGTAGGATATTGCTTGTTGATCAATATAGCGATAATGAGGTGATTAAAGCAGACCGT